The genome window ACCAGCCGCTCGATGGCGCGCAGGTCGCGCAGGACGGCGCCCATGAGCACGCCGAACGCGATGAGCAGGCCGATCTCGGCCATGATGTCGCCGAAACCCTTGGTGATCGCGGTGACCGTCTCCTCGGCTCCGAGGCCGGCGGAGAGCCCGAGGTAGCAGGAGCCCAGGACCAGGGCTACGACCGGGTTGAACCTGAACCTGACGATCAGCACCACGATGGCCGCTACCGCGACCGCGGTGTTGATCAGGATTGCCGTGTCAGACATTCGCGCGTCCGTTCTTCCGTGCTCCGTTGCACTTCGCTGCGCGCATTCAGCAGCAATATTACCCGCATTATGAGCACTTGCCCACGATGTGAGTCAATACAAGATCGGAAGTATCCGATGCGCATGCGGTCAGGGGAGCGGGAAGGGGCGCGTGTCAGGCATCGCGGCCATCTCGTCCGACGAGCCGAGCGCGGGGCTCAGGAGGGGTAGCGGCCACCGATCGCGCGGGTGATCTGCTCGGCGTGCTCCACCAGCGTGTCCACCCACTCGACGCACTTCTCCGCGGGCATGCGCAGGGTCGGTCCCTGGATCATCAGCGCCCCGAGCAGGTCGCCCGCGGAGTCGAACACCGGGGCCGCCAGCCCGGAGGCTCCGTCGATGCGCTCGCCGACGGTGATGGCGTACCCCTCGGCGCGGGTCTGCTTGAGCAGCCTGCGGAGCTCGTCGCGGTCGGTGACCGTGCTGTCGGTCAGCTGCGGCAGCTCCTCCTGCAGCACCCGCTCGGCCAGCTCGGGGTTCCACGCCAGCAGCACACGCCCGGACGAGCCGACGGGAATCGGCGCGATCTTGCCCACCGACATCTCCCGGCGCAGGGCGTGGTGGGTCTCGGCGACCGCGACGCACACCCGCTGGGTGCCTTCGGCGCGGAAGAAGCACGCCGTCTCGCCGGTCTGGTCGCGCAGGTTCTTCAGCACCGGGTTGACGACCTCGAGCACGTCGAGGTCCTTGGCGGCGGCGCCCGCCCAGTAGGCCATCCGGACACCGATCCGGATCTTGTCCCCCGCGCGGTCGAGGAACCCGTGGGCGACCATGTTCGTGACCAGGCGCTGTACGGTGGACGCGGGCAGCCCGGTCCGTTGCTGGATCTCACGAAGGGTCATCGACGACCGGGCGAGGGTGAACGCGTTGAGGATCTCCGCGATCTTGCCCAGGACGAGCAACGGGGCCTGCTTGGTACCGGTACCCGTCTCGGTAGCGTGCGGCGCGGGCTCGTCTCGGGCAGCCATGTCCCGAAGATACGGCAGGAGGAGATCTGGTGAGCGAGGTCAGCGAGTCCGGTGTGGTGGGCGCTCCGGACGTGGAGGCGGCGGCCGGCCGGTTCGCGGGCGTGATCGGGCCGAGCCCGCTGCACCGCAGCGAGCGGCTGTCCGGGCGGTACGGACTGAACGTCTGGCTCAAGCGCGAGGACCAGCTCGCCGTGCGTTCCTACAAGGCGCGCGGCGCCTACAACCTCATCGCCCAGCTCTCTGCCGAGGAGCGCGAGCGCGGCGTGGTCTGCGCGAGCGCGGGCAACCACGGTCAGGGGGTGGCCCTGGCGTGCGCTTCGCTGGGCGTGCGCGCCCGGGTCTACCTGCCGAGGACGACGCCGCGGCAGAAGCGCGACAAGGTCCGCTCGTTCGGCGGCGAGCACGTGCGGATGATCGTGGAGGGCGAGACCTACGACGACGCCGCGGCGGCGGCCAAGGAGTACTCCTACTCGACGGGCGCGACGTTGATCCCCGCTTTCGACGATCCGCGCACGATCGCGGGCCAGGGCACCGTGGTCCGGGAGGTCGTCGATCAGCTCGGCCGCACCCCGGACGCGGTGGTGGTCCCGGTGGGCGGCGGCGGGCTGCTCGCGGGCACCATCGCCTGGCTGCGCGAGACCCACCCGGAGGTGCGGATCATCGGCGCGGAACCCGCCGGCGCGGCCAGCATGGCGCTCGCGCTGGACGCCGGGCGGCCGGAGACGATGACCGACATCGACCCGTTCGTCGACGGCGCCGCGGTGCGCACGGTCGGCACCCACACCTACGCGATCACGGCGTCGCGGACGCCTCGGATGGTCGCCGTGCCCGAGGGCCGCATCTGCGTGGAGATGCTCGACCTGTACCAGTCCGACGGCATCATCAGCGAACCCGCGGGCGCGCTGGCCGCGGCGGCGCTGGACTCCGGCCTCGGTCTCGAACCGGGCGCGACGGTGGTCTGCGTGCTGTCCGGCGGCAACAACGACGTCAGCCGCTACGCCGAGATCGTCGAACGGGCGCTGGTGTTCCAGGGCCGCAAGCACTACTTCCTGGTGGAGTTCCCCCAGGAGCCGGGTGCCCTGCGCGGGTTCCTCGACGACGTGCTCGGGCCGGACGACGACATCACCCTGTTCGAGTACGTCAAGCGCAACAACCGCGAAACCGGTCCGGCGCTGGTCGGCATCGAGCTCGGCGCGCCCGAGGATCTCGAGCCCCTCATGCGGCGGATGGAGAAGGTCCCGCACCGCGTCGAGCGCGTGCCACCGGACAGCCCGCTGTTCACCTTCCTCGTCTGATCCCACGCGGGAGAGCCGGCCCCTTCAGCGGGTGTTCCTCGATCGCCGCCGGGGTCCGTGCCGCGCGATGCCTTGGCGCGGCCGGACCTTGGCAGCTCATGCCAGGTGCGGCGACCGCCGGTGCGCTTGCAGGACGGCGGTGAGGAGGCCGGGGAAGAGCGCGTCGAGGTCGTCCTGGCGCAGCCGGCTCATCCGCGAGGTCCCCTCGTAGTGCTGGCGGATGACGCCGGCCTCGCGCAGCACCCGGAAGTGGTGGGTCGAGGTGGACTTGCTCACCGGCAGGCCGAAGGCGATGCAGGCCATCTCGCTGTGCCCGTCGGCCAGCTCGCGCACGATCCGCAGGCGCACGGGGTCGGCCAGCGCGTGCAGGACGGCCTCCAGGCGGATCTCCTCCCGCTCGGGGTGGGCCAGCCGGCGACCGGACGCGGTGGCTCGCTCGGTGGCGGACATCGGGACCTCCGTACTTGCGACTCATCCCACAAAGTACGAACACCTTCGTAGTTTGACAAGCCTCGTAGTACGGCGAGTAGCGTACAAGCCGTTGGTCGCCTCGAGGCCCCGCGAGTCACACCCCGACTACGAGGAGAACTACTGGTGAGTGCTCTGTTCGCGCCTCTCGCGCTGCGGTCGCTGGAGATTCCGAACCGCGTGTGGATGTCGCCGATGTGCATGTACTCCGCCGCCGCCGACGGGGAGGACGTCGGTGCTCCGACGGACTTCCACCTCGCCCACCTGGCCACCCGGGCCGTGGGCGGAGCGGGGCTGGTGATGGTGGAGGCCACCGGGGTGCGAGCCGACGGCCGCATCAGCCCGTGGGACCTCGGCCTCTGGAACGACCGCCAGCAGCAGGCGTTCACCCGTGTCACCGAGGCGATCCGCGCCCACGGCTCGGTGCCGGCCATCCAGCTCGCGCACGCCGGCCGCAAGGCTTCAGTCGACAAGCCGTGGCGCGGCAACCAGCCGCTGGCTTCCGCCGACGGAGGCTGGCAGCCCGTCGCGCCCAGCGCGGAGCCCTTCGCCCACCACCTCGTCCCGCACGAGCTCACCGCGGAGGAGATCCAGCAGCTGGTGCGCGACTTTGCCGAGTCGGCCAGGCGTGCGCTGGCCGCGGGCTTCCAGGTGGTCGAGCTGCACGGCGCCCACGGCTACCTGATCCACTCGTTCCTGTCGCCGGTGTCCAACAAGCGCACCGACGCCTACGGCGGCTCGCTGGAGAACCGGCTGCGCTTCGCGCTGGA of Saccharopolyspora erythraea contains these proteins:
- the ilvA gene encoding threonine ammonia-lyase IlvA; protein product: MSEVSESGVVGAPDVEAAAGRFAGVIGPSPLHRSERLSGRYGLNVWLKREDQLAVRSYKARGAYNLIAQLSAEERERGVVCASAGNHGQGVALACASLGVRARVYLPRTTPRQKRDKVRSFGGEHVRMIVEGETYDDAAAAAKEYSYSTGATLIPAFDDPRTIAGQGTVVREVVDQLGRTPDAVVVPVGGGGLLAGTIAWLRETHPEVRIIGAEPAGAASMALALDAGRPETMTDIDPFVDGAAVRTVGTHTYAITASRTPRMVAVPEGRICVEMLDLYQSDGIISEPAGALAAAALDSGLGLEPGATVVCVLSGGNNDVSRYAEIVERALVFQGRKHYFLVEFPQEPGALRGFLDDVLGPDDDITLFEYVKRNNRETGPALVGIELGAPEDLEPLMRRMEKVPHRVERVPPDSPLFTFLV
- a CDS encoding NADH:flavin oxidoreductase/NADH oxidase; this encodes MSALFAPLALRSLEIPNRVWMSPMCMYSAAADGEDVGAPTDFHLAHLATRAVGGAGLVMVEATGVRADGRISPWDLGLWNDRQQQAFTRVTEAIRAHGSVPAIQLAHAGRKASVDKPWRGNQPLASADGGWQPVAPSAEPFAHHLVPHELTAEEIQQLVRDFAESARRALAAGFQVVELHGAHGYLIHSFLSPVSNKRTDAYGGSLENRLRFALEVVDAVRAVWPDELPVFFRTSATDWLTENPSDPREGWTGEDTVRLAKELQARGVDLLDVSSGGLVPDAEIKPAPGYQVPFAAQVRDGAGISTAAVGLILEPAQAEEIVSSGRADAVMLGRQLLREPYWAHRAAEELGEQPRWPDQYGYAVGRRKAG
- a CDS encoding ArsR/SmtB family transcription factor, with protein sequence MSATERATASGRRLAHPEREEIRLEAVLHALADPVRLRIVRELADGHSEMACIAFGLPVSKSTSTHHFRVLREAGVIRQHYEGTSRMSRLRQDDLDALFPGLLTAVLQAHRRSPHLA
- a CDS encoding IclR family transcriptional regulator, with product MAARDEPAPHATETGTGTKQAPLLVLGKIAEILNAFTLARSSMTLREIQQRTGLPASTVQRLVTNMVAHGFLDRAGDKIRIGVRMAYWAGAAAKDLDVLEVVNPVLKNLRDQTGETACFFRAEGTQRVCVAVAETHHALRREMSVGKIAPIPVGSSGRVLLAWNPELAERVLQEELPQLTDSTVTDRDELRRLLKQTRAEGYAITVGERIDGASGLAAPVFDSAGDLLGALMIQGPTLRMPAEKCVEWVDTLVEHAEQITRAIGGRYPS